One Camelina sativa cultivar DH55 chromosome 3, Cs, whole genome shotgun sequence genomic window carries:
- the LOC104770715 gene encoding aspartic proteinase A1-like translates to MKIYSTALALSLVVSFLLFFTAFSERNDGTFRVGLKKFKLDPKNRLAAHAGSKQGKPLRAYTLGDSEDADAVVLKNYLDAQYYGEIAIGTPPQKFTVVFDTGSSNLWVPSSKCYFSIACLLHPKYKSSRSSTYEKNGKSAAIHYGTGAISGFFSNDAVTVGDLVVKDQEFIEATKEPGITFVVAKFDGILGLGFREISVGNAAPVWYNMLKQGLIKEPVFSFWLNRNADEEEGGELVFGGVDPNHFKGQHTYVPVTQKGYWQFDMGDVLIGGAPTGFCESGCSAIADSGTSLLAGPTTIITMINHAIGAAGVVSQQCKTVVDQYGQTILDLLLSETQPKKICSQIGLCTFDGTRGVSMGIESVVDKENAKLSNGVGDAACSACEMAVVWIQSQLRQNMTQERILNYINELCERLPSPMGESAVDCTQLSTLPSVSLTIGGKVFDLAPEEYVLKVGEGPAAQCISGFIALDVAPPRGPLWILGDVFMGKYHTVFDFGNEQVGFAEAV, encoded by the exons atgaaaatatactCTACAGCGCTTGCTCTTTCACTCGTTGTGTCCTTCCTGCTGTTTTTTACTGCCTTTTCTGAGCGCAATGACGGGACCTTTAGAGTTGGCCTGAAAAAATTCAAGCTGGATCCCAAGAACCGTCTTGCAGCACATGCTGGTTCCAAGCAAGGAAAGCCCCTGAGAGCTTACACTCTTGGAGATTCTGAAGATGCTGATGCTGTCGTCCTGAAGAACTACTTAGATGCTCAGTACTACGGTGAGATCGCTATTGGTACTCCACCTCAGAAGTTCACTGTGGTTTTCGACACTGGAAGCTCTAACCTCTGGGTGCCATCGTCAAAATGCTATTTCTCA ATTGCTTGTCTCTTGCATCCCAAATACAAGTCTTCACGCTCAAGCACATATGAGAAAAATg GAAAATCTGCCGCAATACATTATGGCACTGGTGCTATTTCTGGTTTCTTTAGTAATGATGCTGTCACCGTTGGCGATTTAGTTGTCAAGGATCAG GAGTTTATTGAGGCAACCAAGGAGCCTGGTATAACATTTGTTGTAGCTAAATTTGATGGAATCCTTGGTCTTGGATTCAGAGAGATCTCTGTTGGAAATGCTGCTCCTGTTTG gtaCAACATGCTGAAACAAGGCCTTATCAAGGAACCAGTTTTTTCATTTTGGCTTAACCGTAACGCAGATGAGGAAGAAGGTGGTGAACTTGTATTTGGAGGTGTTGATCCAAATCATTTCAAGGGCCAACATACATATGTTCCTGTGACACAAAAGGGTTACTGGCAG TTTGACATGGGTGATGTTCTCATTGGCGGCGCACCCACTG GGTTCTGTGAAAGTGGCTGTTCTGCGATAGCAGATTCTGGCACATCTTTGCTTGCAGGTCCAACG ACTATTATCACCATGATAAACCATGCTATTGGTGCGGCTGGAGTTGTAAGCCAGCAGTGCAAGACTGTTGTGGATCAATATGGGCAGACCATTCTGGATTTACTTTTGTCTGAG ACGCAACCGAAGAAAATCTGCTCGCAGATTGGTCTGTGTACTTTCGATGGCACCCGTGGTGTCAG TATGGGCATTGAGTCGGTGGTGGACAAAGAAAACGCCAAATTGTCCAATGGTGTTGGAGATGCTGCATGTTCCGCATGTGAGATGGCAGTTGTGTGGATACAGAGCCAGTTGAGGCAGAACATGACTCAAGAGCGCATATTGAACTACATCAACGAG CTTTGTGAACGCCTTCCGAGCCCAATGGGAGAGTCTGCAGTGGACTGCACACAACTCTCAACGCTGCCCTCTGTTTCACTCACCATAGGAGGCAAAGTCTTTGATCTTGCTCCAGAGGAG TATGTTCTGAAAGTTGGCGAGGGACCTGCGGCACAATGCATCAGTGGATTTATTGCACTCGACGTTGCTCCACCTCGTGGACCTCTCTG GATCTTGGGAGATGTGTTCATGGGCAAATACCACACCGTTTTTGACTTTGGTAACGAACAGGTCGGGTTTGCAGAGGCAGTGTAA
- the LOC104770688 gene encoding pentatricopeptide repeat-containing protein At1g11900 isoform X2, producing the protein MEEKHMVLVPVDLSRSCSFSGMHSFINTGEEEELVKKTVNHSESGSKIISKVDYMNLVEKYTRDGNVSAAYDLLQSLQDKNISLPFSVFKNLLAAAGEQNDIKLSCRIFRELLVSPGKEPLSSDCYLNLARAFINTDDCTHLMSLLKEISESCLPCRLIVINRTVLSFAETRQIDKVLMILEKMKEWECKPDVITYNSVLDILGRAGLVNEMMGVLSTMKEDCNVSANIITYNTVLNGMRKACRFDMCLVIYNEMVQLGIESDLLSYTAVIDSLGRSGNIKESLRLFDEMKQRQIRPSVYVYRALIDCLKKSGDFQRALQLSDELKNTSSLDLAGPQDFKRHLPSHRR; encoded by the exons ATGGAGGAG AAGCATATGGTGTTAGTTCCAGTTGATTTGAGCAGGAGCTGCTCGTTCTCTGGTATGCACTCCTTCATAAacacaggagaagaagaagaactcgtGAAGAAGACGGTTAACCATAGTGAAAGTGGTTCGAAGATCATCAGCAAAGTCGATTATATGAATCTTGTTGAGAAGTATACAAGAGATGGGAATGTCTCTGCAGCATATGACTTGTTGCAGTCCTTACAAGACAAAAACATAAGCTTGCCTTTTTCAGTTTTCAAGAACCTTCTTGCAGCAGCGGGTGAACAGAACGATATCAAGCTTTCTTGTAGAATTTTCAGGGAGCTGTTGGTCTCGCCGGGTAAGGAACCATTGAGTTCAGATTGTTATCTCAACCTCGCTAGAGCATTCATTAACACGGATGATTGCACGCATTTGATGagtcttctcaaagagatatcGGAGTCGTGTCTTCCATGTAGGTTGATAGTAATAAACAGAACTGTCCTTTCATTTGCTGAAACAAGACAGATAGACAAGGTCCTTATGATacttgagaagatgaaagagtgGGAATGTAAACCAGATGTGATCACATACAACTCGGTTTTGGATATCTTGGGACGAGCTGGCCTAGTGAATGAGATGATGGGTGTGCTGTCAACGATGAAGGAAGATTGCAATGTATCTGCAAATATCATTACATACAACACGGTACTAAACGGGATGAGGAAAGCTTGTAGATTTGATATGTGTTTGGTGATATACAACGAAATGGTTCAGTTAGGTATAGAGTCGGATTTGCTTAGTTATACTGCGGTGATAGACAGTTTGGGTCGGTCAGGGAACATAAAGGAATCGTTGAGGCTTTTCGATGAGATGAAACAAAGGCAGATTCGACCATCAGTTTATGTCTACCGAGCATTAATTGATTGCCTGAAGAAGTCAGGAGATTTTCAGAGAGCATTGCAGCTTTCAGATGAGTTGAAGAACACTTCTTCATTAGATTTGGCAGGTCCGCAAGATTTCAAGAGACACTTGCCGTCACATAGACGATAA
- the LOC104770706 gene encoding uncharacterized protein LOC104770706, giving the protein MEQLLFVVVLFEVVVIVALSFKTPIRKLLIMSLDRAKRGRGPVVIQTVSATVIVLFVASVYNMMAIQKRWIEDGAVNPTDEVIMAKHLLESTLMGGFLFLGLMIDRLHHYMRELRIRRKTMEVIKKEGALLEGVKARGLDEIKNLKEEIMSLQKRQEQLNSELEARSKEIRTQKTSAVALQKQSEGFLIEFNRLLEENQDLRDQLHTVDSKISRSSSKKNT; this is encoded by the exons ATGGAGCAATTACTCTTCGTGGTTGTACTCTTCGAGGTTGTTGTGATTGTGGCGCTTTCGTTCAAGACTCCGATTCGGAAGCTGTTGATCATGAGCTTGGATCGTGCGAAGCGTGGCCGTGGACCTGTGGTGATTCAGACTGTTTCGGCGACGGTTATTGTGCTTTTTGTGGCGAGTGTGTACAATATGATGGCGATCCAGAAACGTTGGATCGAGGATGGTGCTGTGAACCCTACAGATGAGGTTATAATGGCTAAGCATCTCCTTGAATCGACTCTTATGG GTGGTTTTCTATTCCTTGGACTGATGATAGACAGGCTACATCATTACATGAGAGAACTACGCATAAGAAGGAAGACTATGGAAGTTATAAAGAAGGAAGGAGCATTGTTGGAAGGTGTAAAGGCCAGAGGTTTggatgaaattaaaaacttgaaagaagagATAATGTCGCTTCAGAAAAGGCAAGAGCAGCTGAACTCTGAGCTTGAAGCAAGGTCTAAAGAAATCCGTACCCAGAAAACCAGTGCAGTTGCTCTGCAAAAGCAATCTGAAGGGTTCCTTATCGAGTTTAACCGGTTGCTTGAGGAAAACCAAGATCTTCGAGACCAATTGCACACTGTGGATTCGAAAATTTCGCGTTCAAGCAGCAAAAAGAATACTTGA
- the LOC104770688 gene encoding pentatricopeptide repeat-containing protein At1g11900 isoform X1 — MMKWSIVKRIPVYGGGSFTSMKHMVLVPVDLSRSCSFSGMHSFINTGEEEELVKKTVNHSESGSKIISKVDYMNLVEKYTRDGNVSAAYDLLQSLQDKNISLPFSVFKNLLAAAGEQNDIKLSCRIFRELLVSPGKEPLSSDCYLNLARAFINTDDCTHLMSLLKEISESCLPCRLIVINRTVLSFAETRQIDKVLMILEKMKEWECKPDVITYNSVLDILGRAGLVNEMMGVLSTMKEDCNVSANIITYNTVLNGMRKACRFDMCLVIYNEMVQLGIESDLLSYTAVIDSLGRSGNIKESLRLFDEMKQRQIRPSVYVYRALIDCLKKSGDFQRALQLSDELKNTSSLDLAGPQDFKRHLPSHRR, encoded by the exons ATGATGAAGTGGTCGATCGTTAAGAGAATCCCCGTCTATGGAGGAGGTTCGTTTACTTCTATG AAGCATATGGTGTTAGTTCCAGTTGATTTGAGCAGGAGCTGCTCGTTCTCTGGTATGCACTCCTTCATAAacacaggagaagaagaagaactcgtGAAGAAGACGGTTAACCATAGTGAAAGTGGTTCGAAGATCATCAGCAAAGTCGATTATATGAATCTTGTTGAGAAGTATACAAGAGATGGGAATGTCTCTGCAGCATATGACTTGTTGCAGTCCTTACAAGACAAAAACATAAGCTTGCCTTTTTCAGTTTTCAAGAACCTTCTTGCAGCAGCGGGTGAACAGAACGATATCAAGCTTTCTTGTAGAATTTTCAGGGAGCTGTTGGTCTCGCCGGGTAAGGAACCATTGAGTTCAGATTGTTATCTCAACCTCGCTAGAGCATTCATTAACACGGATGATTGCACGCATTTGATGagtcttctcaaagagatatcGGAGTCGTGTCTTCCATGTAGGTTGATAGTAATAAACAGAACTGTCCTTTCATTTGCTGAAACAAGACAGATAGACAAGGTCCTTATGATacttgagaagatgaaagagtgGGAATGTAAACCAGATGTGATCACATACAACTCGGTTTTGGATATCTTGGGACGAGCTGGCCTAGTGAATGAGATGATGGGTGTGCTGTCAACGATGAAGGAAGATTGCAATGTATCTGCAAATATCATTACATACAACACGGTACTAAACGGGATGAGGAAAGCTTGTAGATTTGATATGTGTTTGGTGATATACAACGAAATGGTTCAGTTAGGTATAGAGTCGGATTTGCTTAGTTATACTGCGGTGATAGACAGTTTGGGTCGGTCAGGGAACATAAAGGAATCGTTGAGGCTTTTCGATGAGATGAAACAAAGGCAGATTCGACCATCAGTTTATGTCTACCGAGCATTAATTGATTGCCTGAAGAAGTCAGGAGATTTTCAGAGAGCATTGCAGCTTTCAGATGAGTTGAAGAACACTTCTTCATTAGATTTGGCAGGTCCGCAAGATTTCAAGAGACACTTGCCGTCACATAGACGATAA